The genome window AAGTCAGTCCTGATAAAAACTCAAACAATAAGGGTGTATAAAATTGAGCATTTGAAACGATCCCTAATGGCATTCTTCTTATACGCAAGAACTCAATAAGAGAGAGTGCTCCAGGCATAAGCCAAACTTTGTTGCTAAAAATCTCAAAAGCTATGGATGCTTTCAGTAAATCAGCGATATTGTAATCCCGGAATCCCAGAAGATGGAAAATATCAGACCATAATGTAATGATATCCACCTCTGGATATACAATTCCTACATCCTTCTTTTTGACCATCTCATGGTAATAGCTGATGCGATGGAACAACATGGATTTTAGTTTATTATATCCAATTTCTTTTTGACCTTCTGTAGTTTCGATCTGAATGAGATGATCTTCTCCCTGATCCAGTGCGCTTAAACCGATGTCTCCGGCTTCTGAGATGAGAAGAGTCCCGTATATATCAAACAAAACCGCTTTGATTGAATTGTCGGCCTGAAAAAAGGGAATCATATCTGTCTTCACAACAGACAATGGAACAAAATCATCACTCCGGCTCTCCAAATAGGATAGGGCCTGATTCAACGGGATCATTGAGCTGTTATAAAACTTCTGATTCATAGTTTTGATTTTAAGGTTAAATATTTCTT of Oceanispirochaeta crateris contains these proteins:
- a CDS encoding HAD family hydrolase; the encoded protein is MNQKFYNSSMIPLNQALSYLESRSDDFVPLSVVKTDMIPFFQADNSIKAVLFDIYGTLLISEAGDIGLSALDQGEDHLIQIETTEGQKEIGYNKLKSMLFHRISYYHEMVKKKDVGIVYPEVDIITLWSDIFHLLGFRDYNIADLLKASIAFEIFSNKVWLMPGALSLIEFLRIRRMPLGIVSNAQFYTPLLFEFLSGLTLDRMGFQEKYISWSYKKKCGKPDPLIFRDPLDELKRLGIKCHEILYVGNDMLNDIATASALGLKTALFAGDQRSLRMREQDSRVIGVKADYIITELGQLEVVLMGGVDD